Proteins encoded in a region of the Streptomyces akebiae genome:
- a CDS encoding Gfo/Idh/MocA family protein, whose amino-acid sequence MSNDGRVRWGILATGGIAAAFTADLVDLPDAEVVAVASRTEDSANAFAERFGIPRAYGDWRALAEDTDVDVVYVATPHSAHRTAAGMCLEAGRNVLCEKPFTLNVREAEELVALARERGRFLMEAMWTYCNPVVRRLAAMVRDGAIGEVRTVHADFGILGPVAPSHRLRDPGQGGGALLDLGVYPVSFAHLLLGEPSDVTAKAVLSKEGVDLQTGALLSWESGALASVHCSIVGGTATTASVTGSEGRIDIPDGFFFADRFVLHRVGREPETFAADPADGPRNSLRHEAREVMRALRAGETESPLVPLDGTLAVMRTLDAIRDRIGVRYPGEDDRRGDALLTTPA is encoded by the coding sequence ATGTCGAACGACGGACGTGTGCGGTGGGGAATCCTGGCGACCGGAGGAATAGCCGCGGCCTTCACGGCCGACCTCGTCGACCTGCCGGACGCCGAGGTCGTGGCGGTGGCCTCGCGCACCGAGGACTCCGCGAACGCCTTCGCGGAACGCTTCGGGATACCGAGGGCGTACGGCGACTGGCGCGCGCTCGCCGAGGACACGGACGTGGACGTGGTGTACGTCGCCACGCCGCACTCGGCGCACCGGACGGCCGCCGGCATGTGCCTGGAGGCCGGGCGGAACGTGCTGTGCGAGAAGCCGTTCACGCTGAACGTGCGCGAGGCGGAGGAGTTGGTCGCGCTGGCGCGGGAGCGCGGGCGGTTCCTGATGGAGGCCATGTGGACGTACTGCAATCCGGTGGTGCGCCGGCTCGCCGCGATGGTGCGGGACGGTGCGATCGGTGAGGTGCGCACGGTGCACGCCGACTTCGGCATCCTCGGGCCGGTCGCGCCGTCGCACCGGCTGCGGGACCCGGGGCAGGGCGGGGGCGCGCTGCTCGACCTGGGTGTGTACCCGGTCTCCTTCGCGCATCTGCTGCTCGGGGAGCCCTCGGACGTGACGGCGAAGGCGGTGCTCTCGAAGGAGGGTGTCGATCTCCAGACGGGCGCGCTGCTCTCCTGGGAGAGCGGTGCCCTCGCGTCGGTGCACTGCTCCATCGTCGGCGGCACCGCCACCACCGCGTCGGTCACCGGGTCCGAGGGCCGGATCGACATCCCGGACGGCTTCTTCTTCGCGGACCGTTTCGTCCTGCACCGCGTGGGCCGCGAGCCGGAGACGTTCGCCGCGGACCCGGCCGACGGGCCGCGCAACAGCCTCCGTCACGAGGCCCGGGAGGTCATGCGGGCCCTGCGCGCCGGTGAGACGGAGTCCCCGCTCGTCCCGCTCGACGGCACCCTCGCCGTGATGCGCACCCTGGACGCGATCCGCGACCGTATCGGGGTGCGCTATCCCGGCGAGGACGACCGTCGGGGCGACGCGCTGCTGACTACGCCGGCGTGA